Part of the Mytilus trossulus isolate FHL-02 chromosome 2, PNRI_Mtr1.1.1.hap1, whole genome shotgun sequence genome is shown below.
TTTTAATGgacatgttttatattgttgtatatTGTGCTGTCTTGAgtctataaaacatttttttaatttagtataATATTATTTGCTTTCTAAAAAGGGTTAAAATTATTTCGCTAAATTCAAAATGGTCTTTGAAATTCTGGCGCTGAAATGGGTTCTACTTTGGCGCTCAAACGTCCTATTTtttttcgctcaaatgtcctatcAATGAGCTCAAATGTCCTCCGCCGATTAGCAGATGTATTGATTTTATCAACTTATCTAGTATATTTAATGACTCTACCGTTCAAAACTTTATACCTCcctattttgataatatagaacAACCTATAATGTCATACTCATACAAAAACGGCGGAGGACtgctaatatatttaattttcaaaaaatggcGTTTATGATCTTCAGGTTTGTCGATACGTGGGAACAGCCTATGGTGGCAAAATGCTGTAATTATACGAGAATATTCATACAGTGGGCTGAAGAATGAGATGGTGTCACACTCTTTGAAAATATCGTGTAATTTTCTAATGGGTATTTGACCCAGTTTACATAATAATTGGTACCtaccattatttttaaatatagataggAAATTATCAAGTGTATAATTTATACGATGTTTAACTCGTTGATTTCGATTGATACGTTTCCCATGAGACCTATTGTTTCGTTgcttttttatcaataaagtaATATGTTCCTTAAATCGTCATAAAGCGGACATTCAATTAGTACATGTTGGAGTACACCCAACCACGACAGTACctggtttgtttgtttacattgtgtcTCATTTGAAATTACATTACACAGTCTTGCTAAAGATAAATACGATAGAGATTAATATTGAACTTTAAATGATGACTAGGAAGAAGACAAAACCAAGCACAAAACGCAAGCTTATGGATTCGTCACAGAATACCGATTCTTCGTTCGATTTAACTTCCAAACAGCCATacaagaaatcaaataaaaaacaaaataaacaacaaaaggcTAGTAATTCAGTCGATTATAGTGAACAAGGAAATATTTCGTCCCAGATGACACCTGACAATTTCatacaaaaccaaaaacagcaaagcAGCACACCATATCCGTATCCGTATCCTCCCCCTTTTTCTGGACCCCAACCTGTGCATTTTAGCCAATTTACACCGCCCGTTGCGGATAGTAGTATTCTCAGTCATATTATGTACAGCATCAGTTCTATTGATTCTAGATTGAGTAAACTTGAAAGTATGGATAAAAAACTGGATAAATTTGACGGTCTTTGTGAGGCAGTTGATAGTTTATTCACCAGGGTAAAAACATCCGAATCTGATGTTAAAAAACTCACTACTCAAGTATCTGAATTAAATAATACGTGTGACAGTTTTAATATCAAACTTGACGAATTAAATGCAGAAAAGGATAGTTTGTGGATTGCACAGGCATCTGGGGGTTCTGGTAGTCCAGGAAAGGGGTCGaaattaaagaaagaaatagctgaaatacataaacaaaacagCGAGTTAAAGTCTACCGTGTCCGATTTGCAATATGAGGCTACAAAAAACAATCTAATATTCTACGGTATTGTAGACATGCCAGGTGAGGATGTCCAACATCTGCTTAGTGGTTTCGTTCGCGATGAAATGGATGTtaagacaaatatcaatttccGCAGCGTTCGACGTATGAATAGCAAATACAAGCCAAGGCCAATAATTGCaacttttgacaattttaaacagCGTGAGGTAGTGAAGTCATCTGCTTACAAATTGAAGAGCTCTCCGTTCGGTCTCAGTGTACAGTATACACCAGCTGTTCTCgctaaaagaaaacaattgctCCCAATTCAAAGAGAAGCTCGTGCTCAACAAGCTAAAGCAGTGATGATCAGAGATAAACTGTATATAAATAACGAGCTTTTCGATCAGATTAAGCACAAACAATTCTTACCGAAAACGGAAACTCAGATACCGAATGAGAAGATCGATGTTGATACATGTACTGACAAGACAACTCATCAAACTGACGAGAAGCAGGCTACTACCAAAGAAGACTAGGATAGCGTTGGAGGTTTTGTGTCTCATTCAAAAAACTATGACAATTTGAAAGTAATTTCTTGGAACGTGAATGGtggtattcaaaataaacttGATAACAttgcatttttgaattttatttgcacATATGATATAGTTTTTCTTACAGAATGTtggtttaaaaatgattttagttTTTCTATTCCTGGTTATGATTGTTTTTTGTATGCTAGACGCAAGTCTAAATCTACTCAAGGAGGAggtattgtaattttaataaaagagtgtttttctaataaaatttctattgaaacatgtattCATGATACAATTATATGGTTGAATATTGAAAAGGATATTGTTACAAGTgataaaaacttatttattgCTTGCGTTTATATACCCCCTGTCAAATcgaatttttataaactttataattgtGATTTATTTGTTGATTTAGAAAATAGTATTGAACTTTACTCTTCACTTGGTGATGTTATACTTTTGGGTGATACAAACAGCCGAACTGGGGCAATAGATGACTTTGTGAGTAACGATAGTATTCATACTACTATAAGGAGTAGacttgatgatatttttgattattcTGCTGATATAGAACTCAATGTAAGAAATAATCCTGACAACAATACGAACTGCTATGGTCCGAAACTTATCTCGCTATGTAAAGCCTCGGGTTTGAGAATATTGAATGGCCGGCATAAAAATGGTTTTGcgaatgattttacattttgtggTGCGAATGGAATGAGCGTTATAGACTACCTATTAGTCCCAGTGTCACTTTTCCCGATAGTACGTCAACTTATTGTGtctaattttacaactttttccGACCACGCATTTCTACATATACAACTTTCATTACTGTGTAACAAACAAAATTCAACACTGTATCCGGATGATGAAACCAGAGAGAATCTGTCGCAGGACAAATTTAAATGGAATGATGAATTAAAAGAACAATGTAGAGATTGTTTACTGAATAATATGGAAAAGATAAATATGTGTCGTGAACGCATTGACTTTGATGGGCAGCAATTACTCGACAATTCGTTGGCCGAATTCACTAGTACGTTAAATGTCATTATGGcaccattttttaaaaagaggtCAAACAATTATAAATCTGACAGATCTAATATTTGTGATGATAAACCTTGGTTTAACGCCCATTGTAAAGACCTTCATCGCCgctatataaaatgtttaaatatatttaatagacTAAAATCACAACTGAACCATAGTAATTTAATCCGAGCGAAAAAGGACTATAAAACACTAGAACGTCGCCTGAAACGAGAGTATATGCGCACCGAAGGAAACATGTTAGACATAATGAGACTTACAAACCCAAAATTGTTTTACAAGAAATTTAAAAGGAAAGCGTCTCCTAAACATGCTGTACCATTAAAGTTGTTCCATGAACATTTTAAGTCATTGTGCTCATCAGACACAGATGCTGTACTGGACGACAGCCAATTTAATAACACTGATGGTGAATGCGTCTATGAGGAACTTGATAGAGAAATTAcagaaaatgacattttgaaaGCTATTCGTAACCTTAAACGTGATAAAAGTCATGGAGTTGATGGAATTCTTAacgaatattttattgaatacaaAGATGTGTTTATGCCTGTATTACTGTACATTTTTAATGGAATTTTACAGTCCGGAATTTTCCCTACGGACTGGGCTAAAGCCATACTTATACCTATATTCAAGAAGGGCAATGTGCTTGATCCGAACAACTACAGAGGGATTAGTTTAGTCAGTAATTTTGGAAAGTTGTTTACGTCCGTTCTCAATCAACGTTTAATAGACTGGTCGGAAACGTTTGATATTGTGACCGATGCCCAGTTCGGCTTTCGCCCCGGTCTGGGTACAGTAGATGCTATTTTTGCTCTTACatcattaattttcaaatctttatCAGCCAAAAAtcgtttttattgttgttttgtagACTACACAAAAGCTTTTGACACTGTTCAAAGATATATGTTATGGTATAAACTATCAAAAATTGGAATACAAGGTAAATTTTTAATGGTTATCAAAGCAATGTATTCTAATGTAACTTCTTGTGTAAGTGTTGATGGGTTCAACTCTGATTATTTTACTAATGAAGTAGGTTTGATGCAAGGTGAAGTCTTATCAccgatatttttttctatgtatgtcAATGATTGTGAAATGGCTTTTATAAATAGTGACTCTATTCCTTATGAGATGAAGGaactaaatttatttttactaatGTACGCTGACGATATggttattttttcagaaactgTATCTGGGTTACAAACATTACTTGATACTTTGTATgattatacctccaaatggtcACTTAGTGTGAATATAGCAAAAAcgaaaattgttgtttttagaAAGGGTGGTAAAATACATGACAATGAAAAATGGTATTATAATAACCAGGAAATAGAAGTTGTAGATaagtttagttatcttggtattttgttaaattttaatggTAAATATAATGTGTTACAGCAGAAACTCTCAGAACAGGGTAGAAAGGCTGTGTTTGCCTTAAGGAGAAAtgtacagtggagatcacttctaacctctcattagaactgtcagaataatctgtcatagaactgttctaacctgtcctagaacagttctagctagaactgttctacccaagaactgttctaggtagaactgtcaggatcagttctaggtagaactgactaaatcagttctaggtagaactgtcaggatcagttctagggtagaactgtctaaaactgttctaggtagaactgtccaaatcagttctaaccgtagaactgtcagcagaactgactaaatcagtcaggactgtagaacagttctaaatgacgtcactacagtaagggcactttagaatttagaagaaataaatcaCTTCCAATTACTTTGCtatttaatagcagattttctatattttttactaatcaaacgttacatgtacaaatatcgaagTGAATTGAaggttatccaactcatcggagaaacatttttataagattgcatCTTCGTTCCCCGTCTTTTACAGTCTCTTCATAAAACTCTGCATTTGATTCATGGAAGTTTCACCTTGAATTGTTTaccttggatttacattcatgatttaagattctgttttgacaaatgttcaaacgaaaattgtacagtggatgAATAATGGGatattttaacgaaaaaagtgttgttaaacgtaaaaaaacTATGTAGGCTACATTTGCATTATATCGTAAATAATCTGGGAGTGTGGAAGTTGGAACGTCAAAAAAATATACTCAATGtgaacatgaatgaaacatttgccactggacgataggctacaaacaaaaccaatcatTTTCCTCCTTCAAattattccaagaagagaacttctcatacatgtacttttcattttaaaataaagtatatgaatcagtcatgAAGTGTTGGCTCAGAGTGTTGGATGATGCCGTTAAATagttctgtttaaaaaaaaaacatcatgaactACACTGACTTAAAAAGTAACTTTTGTGACgattcattatttaataatttaattttggatgtaacgggtctctgattggctgacgttattttgttatcagcccatagataaaagttagtcatgtgaccgtatcgtcatcaacgttttttcatggtttgccAAGGTTTAAATTGGaagttagaattaaattataaaaaatgattaatatttttttctgtctatttgaaataacataaaaaaatgtggtgcatgcacactgttaaaaaatCCTGCTAcccgcgttattcagtgtgcaccaaattttttatgttatttcttcatagacagaaaaaatattacagccatttctttaataaataatataatccATACAGAGAGGAAATAAGGGCGCGCttaaaatctattttgaaatttggtattgtCTTTATCATGCAGTATCTATCCTGACATAGgaatattattggtttacaatgaggccatacatgtatatatttacatgataaagtatatatgttcagttttggttgatgcggtcaaataatgttgttattaaaacaactcagtctgatatatcgaaactactgaaatttgttagcaattcaaatttcaatattttgaatataaagaggacatgctgtcatttgaattatactaTCCATCGTGattggttgttgtctgctctttggtagCTACGCCCCTGggtagggttgttgtcgctttgacacctttcgccatttcctttctcaattttataagtgaTTTACAATGCAGCTATATGATTATCTATATAttaagatttacataataaagtgtaaatatggtcagttttggttgctgcagacacacaattttgttataccAGTCTGTCTtcggtatgaaaactactgaaatttgtttatgatgcaatattttttattaaaaagaggACACGCTGACACTGTTAATTGATGCAAAAGAAATAAGGTGTTCCAATGTATTtctatcatttgtattatacatgtacaatcaaTTCTTATATATACAAGAGTTAATTACAGTACataaaaaagagcaaatatggtcagttttggctGATGTAgtcatatatggtcagttttggttgatgctgtcaaATATGGTCAGGTTTGATTGATGCAGACAAATAATTTCAGATAGGAAATCTAACgatgtttgtttctgatgctatattttgaataaaagtaggaAAATGATGGCACTCTCAAtcgatgaattttttttttgtggtctttaatttccaatattgcagttatttatatactacagtccctcttgacctaaaattataactgaagtactgtgcagctatatagacttgcataaaaaaagcAGATATGGTCAGTTTTAGTTGATGCGGTCAgtagattttattacacaactcagtctaaagtatgaaaactactgatatttgtttacgattaaatactttgaataaaaagaggacatgctggcactataaattcatgcgaacaaagttttgaggtcattgttttccaatattgctgtaacttgtatattccAGTCCCGCTTGACCTCAAATTATatctgaattactgtgcagctatatagatttgcagaaaaaaagagcaaataaggtcagtttagattgatgtggtcaaaagattttattacatgactcagtctgaagtatgaaaactactgatatttgtttaagattcaatactttaaataaaaagaggacatgctggcactttaaatttatgcgaacaaaattttgagcacattgttttccaatattgctgtaacttgtatattacagtccctcttgacctaaaattataactgaattactgtgcagctatatagctttgcagaaagaaagagcaaataaggtcagtttatatataaaaaagaagatgtggtatgattgccaatgagacaactatccacaaaagaccaaaatgacacaaacattaacaactataggtcactgtacggccttcaacaatgagcagagcccataccacatagtcagctttgattgatgcggtcaaaagattttataacccgactcagtctgaagtatgaaaactactgatatttgttaacgattcaatactttgaataaaaagaattgaatgctggcactttaaattcatgcgaacacaattttgaggtcattttttttccaatattgctgtaacttgtatattacagtccctcttgacctaaaattataactgaattactgtgcagctatatagatttgcagatagaaagagcaaataaggtcagtttagattgatgcggtcaaaagatttttgtataacaggtccgtccgaggtatgaaaactactcgtaaacagatatcacatttgtttaagattcattattttaaattaaatgatgacATGCTagtattataaattgattgcaaataaaattttgaaatcatttaatgTTTGCCAATATAATTGGTATCCTTGCCTAAAAATAAACTGGATTCCTGCAGTGTGCAGCTAAATGCATATAGATTTATATGAAGAaatcaaatatggtcagtttaagTTTATAGTGGATCGATGGCAGATCCAGAGGGGGCGACCcctttttttgacgatcaatgcatttgaatgaggacatatagttggaccccccttttttcctgggttgggacccccacccccacccccttttaAAACTGCTGGATCCGCCGGAACAACGTATTACATTATAGATGAtcagataattttgttatttaaaacgagccatcctgactcccggaatgacaaatgtaaaacaattgaaataataatgcccccccccccccatattaacggcctaatttatcttcaaaaaatgaaagaaaaacaaataatttatgtaatacatcaacaaaagaaaatcactgaataacaggctcctgacttggaacagtcacatacatgcagaatatggcggggtcagtaaacatgttctcttgccgacgaaaaatttgaaataaaactggcaaaatagcaaaactttttataatattaatcgctattttgtcgaagcctttatatttagtcaaagatttcttaaaaattataaatcaattctagccgtagaatttataaatcaattttagcagtaggatttataaatcaattctagccgtagaatttgtaaatcaattctagccgtagaatttttaaatcaattctagccgtagaatttattaataaatcaattctagccatAGAATTTGTAATCAATTCTAACCGCAGAACTGCTCTAgaagtagaactgaccaaagatttggtcagttctaggtagaactgtcaggatcagttctagagtagaactgtcaggatcagttctaggtagaactgtccaaatcagttctagctagaactgaccaagtcagttctagctagaacagttctaacctagaactgactaaaaggtgtcaggctgacagttctacgtactgttctagaacagttctcctgacagattctgacagatttaatgagaggttagaactgatctccactgtaaaagatatatatttgaattttgtaacTTTACTTTCACTTTTTGATACTTATATAAACAGTGTACTTTGTTATGGTTGTGAAATTTGGGGTGCTCACAAGGCACCAGCTATAGAAAGGATACATCTGGgctattgtaaaaatattatgaaagtAAAAAGCTCTACTAGTAATGTCATGGTGTACTATGAGCTAGGTAGATTACCATTATTGCACACCAGAAAATGTCGAATGTTTAAATACTGGTTTAAGCTGTTATGTACTACAAACTGTATTTTGAAAAactgttacttttttttatatgacgatttacaaaaatgtccaaataataagacaaattggttgtattttattaaaaattagtTGCTCAGCATAGGTTTAGGTGATATTTGGTATAATCAAGGTTTATTTTTAGATAGTAAGCTCTCCAGTAGTTTTTACTTGATAATTAAACAACGCCTGTTTGATTGTCTGAAGCAAGATTTTGACAgccaaatgaataatttaattaaatgtacAAGTTATAGATAtatggttcaaaatttttgtttacaaaattatttatgtaaaccAATACCAGTTATTTATAAGACATGTATTACCAAAATAAGACTTAGTAGTCATGATTTAGCTATAGAATGTGGGCGCTATTCTGCAATTCCAAGAAGTAATAGAATATGTAGTTTTTGTAAAAACGACATTGAAGATgagatgcattttattttaaaatgtcctaCTTATCAAGGTCTTAgatcttattttataaaaccatATTATTGGAGAAAACCttctatgtataaatatatacaattaatgaGTTCTAATAATCTTAAAGAATTATGTAATTTGGGTAAATTTATATTTCGTGCACAAAAATTAAGATCTAACATGATGTAATATGTTTAACACATTACCTTCTGCTATCTATGTATACTTGTGTAGTTTATATGTTGTATGCCTATAGTTGTTATGACTTtggtaaataaagatatatattatgttcctcagtttcagttttattttcacacataAAGCAAGTCATTTCATGCATTGGTAAATGTTCGAAGCACCCGGTTTCGATTCGTATGGGTgcattttttgttgatttagaGAGGAACCAAGAATTTATTTACCAATTGTAAATGcagttttttcttcttctggaGAACATTTGTCATAAATGCGGTAAAAGGACAACACGCCATTTCTTAATTTGGGTTTGAATGCGGGTTAAACACACATCATTACCATAAAACTTTGTAGGTTGAACTGCACGAGTGTATGGTTAAGCAGGCATTATTCACgtagtttaaatttaaatatataatctaTGTAGActtttcatttctgtgtcattttgtctcttatggacagtttttttttaaaatttttatgtcTATTGCACATTCACGCACCTTTTTGATAACAGCCAAAACTTCTACAAAATCTTAATCAGACCCTTAATATTAAAGTTTATGCAAGTGAAACaagtataattattttgtattcgGTTGCATACATGGTGCTTATCATAATCATAGTGGTCAGAGATGAGCACCTGTTACAGTTGTCAGCTAATGAAGACATTTAATTACCTCAATGACATCTTTATTACATCCCTgtcttgatatttatataagtGGACATTAgattgcattttatttacatttgatttgattgcTTTATTATTGAGAAACTTAACAGATGATTAACTCTCAGTGAAGTTAACGTTATCAattcatgttatatatatgtcgtgtacaagttgcgattttgtacagattataacatgtaaaaaaatattgtacatgttataacttgtataatgcaaaaaaacaagttataacatgtaaaaaaagtacctcgtacatgttataacctgtaaaAAAtgttgcttaaaaatggttttaccttgtacaaaatttaagagaaatcttaatgaagtaaaatatacatttaaattcaccaatgcataaagaacaacaataaataggcCAGACGTGTCTTTTTCTATAGAGGGCAATGATCacaaagtttcagaaatatatgtttaatgacttatgttggcaaaatgtgttttcatgtaattgtatgttATATGTAGTCCAGCATGGCTTAAATAAGTTTTACACTATTTACTAACTAAAAGCTTGCATTTCTTCAATGCCAATTACATAAGATACTAGTAACtaaattctttcaatttttttaagagCGATGCTTAATAGTTTTGGGTAATACTCCTCCCTCTCGTTTTATAGCATGCGAAGACTAAAACAATGTCTTATACGCTTACTCCTTAAAAGCAAGagagagctgaaatagttttcattggaccacgcttcattatcaatatctttggaTCTACTCTTCAAAATGTTTGGCCTTCAGAAtgacttatataaatttataactcatttttttttataaactataaggTTATTGCATGAGGCAAATaccattttgatgttttaaatatatatcctctactttgaaagcatgtatttgtGTCCTTTGGAAGTTGTCTGCTCCATgggcgggttgttgtcttttagaCACATatcccgtttccattctcaattttatttgtagacacATCTGTCCTGGCTGTCCTCTTATGTCTTATAGTGTCTACTAGGATGAAAGTATTTAACTATTGCCTAATTCAAAGTGGACACTCACAGTCATActtcatcaaataaagatatgtccaTAGATAGTAataagaggatcataagacatgtgCTTAGATATGTCTTATGACAGGTCTTTGGAATGCTTCAAAATCATACCGACACCTGGAca
Proteins encoded:
- the LOC134705786 gene encoding uncharacterized protein LOC134705786, which gives rise to MSVIDYLLVPVSLFPIVRQLIVSNFTTFSDHAFLHIQLSLLCNKQNSTLYPDDETRENLSQDKFKWNDELKEQCRDCLLNNMEKINMCRERIDFDGQQLLDNSLAEFTSTLNVIMAPFFKKRSNNYKSDRSNICDDKPWFNAHCKDLHRRYIKCLNIFNRLKSQLNHSNLIRAKKDYKTLERRLKREYMRTEGNMLDIMRLTNPKLFYKKFKRKASPKHAVPLKLFHEHFKSLCSSDTDAVLDDSQFNNTDGECVYEELDREITENDILKAIRNLKRDKSHGVDGILNEYFIEYKDVFMPVLLYIFNGILQSGIFPTDWAKAILIPIFKKGNVLDPNNYRGISLVSNFGKLFTSVLNQRLIDWSETFDIVTDAQFGFRPGLGTVDAIFALTSLIFKSLSAKNRFYCCFVDYTKAFDTVQRYMLWYKLSKIGIQGKFLMVIKAMYSNVTSCVSVDGFNSDYFTNEVGLMQGEVLSPIFFSMYVNDCEMAFINSDSIPYEMKELNLFLLMYADDMVIFSETVSGLQTLLDTLYDYTSKWSLSVNIAKTKIVVFRKGGKIHDNEKWYYNNQEIEVVDKFSYLGILLNFNGKYNVLQQKLSEQVNCMCSWPCNWQKRTFYNEAANLDLFVPNAYQLNIAPDTVIECLIREGPFIVGRRVGNVYRCIKINDVCEDSFVVIQTPLIKLEHPPNLCDICTPGNLTSKPQVWVDLGCDVPKNCPVQRRTETQCNGCEKNQPNDDIACSTCKKDGKKKLEVQRKYSGEKKKSTYGSYSGEKKKSTYGSFSRSSYRG